The genome window AGCCAGCATAGACTTTATTACCAGAAATTAAAGCAGTTGAAGTTCGTTGAACTGTTGAGTAATAAGGAACAGATCTCTTATATGACCATATAACTCTTCCAGTATAAGCGTCGATATTAAACAGTTTATGATTTCTTGTATGAATAAAAAGACGCCCATTGTGGACAACAGGAGTTGAATCAACACCTGCGTCTAAATCAAACTCATACGCTAACTCACCCTTATTAAAGTCATAAGCATACACGCGACCAGTATTGTCTCCGAAGATCAATAAATTCTCGTAAACAATTGGTGCACTTGTCATCTGACCTTTAATATTTAAAGACCATAGTAGCCTGCCTGTTTCAACATTATAAGCATTAAAGTGACCACGGCCATCGGCTGCAAAAAGTTGGCCATCGTGAATTAAAGGCGAGGCCAGCGAAATAGGAAGATTACCACTTTCGTAACTTGGCTCTAAGTTCTTCGCCCATGCTAGCGTTAGAGGTTTTGTCTTTAGCTTATCAGCAGACAACTTTGCTTTGACACCATTTAGTGTTGAACAAGAAGTAAGAAGTATGGCCACAGTCGTGGCCGTTAGAATTTTTATCATAAGATTACTTAATTTTTGCTAAGTAGCTCTTAGCTAATGATTTGTAGACGTTTTGAGTTGTAAGAGTCAGAACTTTATCAAAGTGGGCCTTAGCCTTTGCCATGTCACCCTTTTGAAAGTACATACGGCCAAGATCAAGCTCAACACGTCCCATTGTAAGGTTATTTTCATTATTCTTAAGTGCTGTTAAAGATGCAATGGCACCATCAATTTCATTAAGATCTTCTTGAACCACGGCCTTTCTTAAATTAACAAAGTAAGACTGTAGAGAAGTTCCTGGTTGCATCTTTGTAAGAATATCTAGTGCAATCTTGTTCTCACCTTTATTAGTAAGGTAATCAACTGCAAGTAAGCTCGTTGCAAATGAAGCTGAAGTACTTGCATAGTCATTTAAAAGAAGTCCTAGCTCTGCACTCATTGCCGCAGCATCTAGTCCACCTTCTTGATATTTCTTTAAAGACCCTTGCTCAAATTGGT of Bacteriovorax sp. BAL6_X contains these proteins:
- a CDS encoding tetratricopeptide repeat protein, whose amino-acid sequence is MTTQVAPNDGLNSELNSTELGAFIAQNKALFLGLILLIVAAIGGYGIFSYTKAQTNEKAATAFYQFEQGSLKKYQEGGLDAAAMSAELGLLLNDYASTSASFATSLLAVDYLTNKGENKIALDILTKMQPGTSLQSYFVNLRKAVVQEDLNEIDGAIASLTALKNNENNLTMGRVELDLGRMYFQKGDMAKAKAHFDKVLTLTTQNVYKSLAKSYLAKIK
- a CDS encoding PQQ-binding-like beta-propeller repeat protein, with translation MIKILTATTVAILLTSCSTLNGVKAKLSADKLKTKPLTLAWAKNLEPSYESGNLPISLASPLIHDGQLFAADGRGHFNAYNVETGRLLWSLNIKGQMTSAPIVYENLLIFGDNTGRVYAYDFNKGELAYEFDLDAGVDSTPVVHNGRLFIHTRNHKLFNIDAYTGRVIWSYKRSVPYYSTVQRTSTALISGNKVYAGFADGYFICFSLEEGQVLWERRMSAGQKFVDVDMKPTVFNSKLIVGSVDDKMEVIDLKSGVLYKKLAFQSNRKGVLVDGGKLAAFGSINGEVVFIDSSFNEVKRIKVDELAVSSLAVWKDGLVVTTVGKTVYYIDSRGQITQRFDLGSAYSAVFGSMTQDEDFLAFISSRYRLYTFK